One genomic window of Halobellus limi includes the following:
- a CDS encoding DUF6653 family protein, whose product MSLRERTETTLWSRHSNPKSGWTRVPTGPVVVYALYHRKWRLLTAALVWTVLNPVLFDPPETDDAWMTRAVLAEQWWIREEGRATVGLGYPNVCNAVGALGFCYALYAAYRQRPVGATVGTVASLGLKLWWLRVLVRRYDAATARGESDGRD is encoded by the coding sequence ATGTCCCTCCGAGAGCGGACCGAGACGACCCTCTGGAGTCGCCACTCGAATCCGAAAAGCGGCTGGACGCGCGTCCCCACCGGTCCGGTCGTCGTCTACGCGCTTTATCACCGTAAGTGGCGACTGCTGACCGCCGCACTCGTCTGGACAGTCCTCAATCCGGTCCTGTTCGATCCGCCGGAGACCGACGACGCGTGGATGACCCGCGCGGTCCTGGCGGAGCAGTGGTGGATCCGGGAGGAGGGGCGCGCGACCGTCGGTCTGGGGTACCCGAACGTCTGCAACGCCGTCGGCGCGCTCGGCTTCTGCTACGCGCTGTACGCCGCGTATCGACAGCGACCCGTCGGGGCGACCGTTGGGACCGTCGCCTCGCTCGGGTTGAAGCTCTGGTGGCTCCGTGTGCTGGTCAGGCGGTACGACGCGGCGACGGCAAGGGGCGAGAGCGACGGTCGGGACTGA
- the phnD gene encoding phosphate/phosphite/phosphonate ABC transporter substrate-binding protein: MRRVDRRKFVSGMGAATLAGVAGCMGGGGGGDGDGDSGGDSGGDSGGDSGGDGGGEETTSGDGGDDAPAHTDPSTYPEFDVTDPEFPQLTSTLLEAGFETGAMADLERMQENPRDEPRYGDPVPETPEDESEWLDPDTLQFSLVPTEDPTVYENTLEPLLNNIEEETGKSVEYATLDSYAAQVESMRSERLHLAGFSTGTVPFAVNIAGAVPFSVQIDGSGDGSFGYRLWLITQLDNAEIGELEDLEGKNVAHADPSSNSGNLAPRALFANQGVVPGEDYEVSYSGGHQQSSLGVANDDYDAAPVCSTCYARVARDDQLDPSQIKCIWASEPFPTTAFSYVHTLHPDIQEGVRRAFLDYDYSDTSIAEEFEGRGTWVEIDYATVWDIILQIQESLEVEYETGNIGE; encoded by the coding sequence ATGCGTCGAGTCGACAGACGGAAATTCGTCAGTGGAATGGGCGCCGCCACGCTCGCGGGCGTGGCCGGCTGTATGGGCGGCGGTGGCGGCGGCGACGGTGACGGCGACTCCGGGGGCGACTCCGGGGGCGACTCCGGCGGCGATTCGGGCGGCGACGGCGGCGGCGAAGAGACGACCTCCGGCGACGGCGGCGACGACGCCCCGGCGCACACGGACCCGTCGACGTATCCGGAGTTCGACGTGACGGACCCGGAGTTCCCCCAGCTCACGAGCACGCTCCTCGAAGCCGGCTTCGAGACCGGGGCGATGGCGGACCTCGAACGGATGCAGGAGAACCCGCGCGACGAACCGCGCTACGGCGATCCGGTGCCGGAGACCCCCGAGGACGAGAGCGAGTGGCTCGACCCCGACACGCTGCAGTTCTCGCTGGTCCCGACCGAGGACCCGACCGTGTACGAGAACACGCTGGAACCGCTCCTGAACAACATCGAAGAGGAGACGGGCAAGAGCGTCGAGTACGCCACGCTCGACTCCTACGCGGCGCAGGTCGAGTCGATGCGCTCCGAGCGGCTCCACCTCGCTGGCTTCTCGACGGGGACGGTCCCGTTCGCGGTCAACATCGCCGGCGCGGTTCCGTTCTCCGTCCAGATCGACGGGAGCGGCGACGGTTCCTTCGGGTACCGCCTCTGGCTCATCACGCAACTGGACAACGCGGAGATCGGCGAACTCGAAGACCTCGAAGGAAAGAACGTCGCCCACGCCGACCCGTCCTCGAACTCCGGGAACCTCGCGCCGCGGGCGCTGTTCGCCAACCAGGGCGTCGTGCCCGGCGAGGACTACGAGGTCTCCTACTCCGGCGGTCACCAGCAGAGCTCCCTCGGCGTCGCCAACGACGACTACGACGCCGCGCCGGTCTGCTCGACGTGTTACGCCCGGGTCGCCCGGGACGACCAGCTCGACCCCAGCCAGATCAAGTGCATCTGGGCGTCCGAGCCGTTCCCAACGACCGCGTTCTCGTACGTCCACACCCTGCACCCCGACATCCAGGAGGGCGTCCGCCGAGCGTTCCTCGATTACGACTACAGCGACACCTCGATCGCCGAGGAGTTCGAGGGTCGCGGCACGTGGGTCGAGATCGACTACGCGACGGTGTGGGACATCATCCTCCAGATTCAGGAGTCCCTGGAGGTCGAGTACGAGACCGGTAACATCGGAGAGTAA
- the phnC gene encoding phosphonate ABC transporter ATP-binding protein: MLSVTDLQKTYPSGDEALKGVDLDVTGNETVAVIGPSGAGKSTFIRCINRLTEPTGGSVELDGLEITGLSGKELRNARRDMGMIFQEYNLIERLTVMENVLSGRLGYVSTWDAFRRKFSGEDIERAYEVLDRVGLEGHENNRADELSGGQRQRVGIARAILQRPKILLVDEPTSSLDPETSRAVMDLLTEIAAEDDIPVLINIHEVDLAEEYADRIVGLRDGEKVFEGTPADLDETARGQIYRGEEIPDDTAVKRPSDDDDPTESTTQEGAMRRG, from the coding sequence ATGCTCTCAGTAACCGACTTACAGAAGACGTACCCCTCCGGCGACGAGGCGCTCAAAGGCGTCGATCTCGACGTGACCGGCAACGAGACCGTCGCCGTGATCGGGCCGAGCGGGGCGGGGAAGAGTACGTTCATCCGCTGTATCAACCGACTCACCGAACCGACCGGTGGGAGCGTGGAACTCGACGGGCTGGAGATAACGGGGCTGTCCGGGAAGGAACTCCGGAACGCCCGGCGGGACATGGGGATGATATTCCAGGAGTACAACCTCATCGAGCGGCTCACCGTGATGGAGAACGTCCTCTCGGGTCGTCTGGGGTACGTCAGCACCTGGGACGCCTTCCGACGGAAGTTCTCCGGCGAGGACATCGAGCGGGCCTACGAGGTCTTAGATCGCGTCGGTCTCGAAGGTCACGAGAACAACCGGGCGGACGAACTCTCCGGCGGACAGCGACAGCGCGTCGGGATCGCTCGGGCCATCCTCCAACGGCCGAAGATCCTGCTGGTCGACGAACCGACCAGCAGCCTCGACCCCGAGACGTCCCGTGCGGTGATGGACCTACTCACCGAGATCGCCGCCGAGGACGACATCCCGGTGTTGATCAACATCCACGAGGTCGACCTCGCCGAGGAGTACGCCGACCGCATCGTCGGCCTGCGCGACGGTGAGAAGGTCTTCGAGGGCACGCCGGCGGACCTCGATGAGACCGCCCGGGGCCAGATCTACCGGGGCGAGGAGATTCCGGACGACACCGCGGTGAAGAGGCCGTCGGACGACGACGACCCGACCGAATCGACCACCCAAGAAGGCGCAATGCGCCGAGGATAA
- a CDS encoding PAS domain S-box protein, whose translation MADGDRRGEVESLTGHAADDLERNEVQWGEDVVHPDDRDPVWETVQDALADDGTFETTYRIVTDDGTIRWVWERGRGVYEGDSLVALEGFITDVTERKEREERLERTTARLEALFENSPDMIDVHTDEGTILDVNKRFCEVFDQPREELLGTKVWDLDLESDPEELRDVWDGMDVGERHEVETTFERADGERFPVKVHLTRLPTDDEEERFIVISRDVSERKARERTLRRYEQMVNTMREAACIYDEEGRFDLVNERMAELYGTTPDALEGRESTLIAAIRDDADGDPYRELLDGDREELRGEIEQPIGEYGRAVLEYRLTPLVSEGSVEGVVGVTRDITDQRTREREFERTRELLERTERIADVGGWELDPDTMEVFWTAQLYELFGVDRDTEVSLETALDAYHEADRRIVADAVETALESGDPFDVEARCRGPTDEARWLRVQGVPTVENGDVVTLRGAVQDVTEQRERERQLQRAQRDASELFNGMNDSAWVIGLDERFRAVNDAAVETLGYSRSELLSMRPHDIDVGLEDGEITALIEAMPEDEMQVFETAHETADGERIPVEINSSLITYQGEPAVLSIARDISDRKQREQQLAEFASVVSHDLRNPLNVAEGRIQLAREECDSEHLEAVERMHERMNSLINDLLTLARSGTSVIEPETVELGRFLDTCWRNVATADATLRSRIDRPISGDRSRLQQLFENLFRNAVEHAGEDVTVTVGELDDGFYVEDDGPGIPPERRSEAFEMGYSTADGGTGFGLNIVERVVEEHGWEISLTEGSEGGARFEIRGVGFER comes from the coding sequence GTGGCCGATGGAGACCGTCGAGGGGAGGTCGAATCGCTCACCGGCCACGCGGCCGACGACCTGGAACGCAACGAGGTACAGTGGGGGGAGGACGTCGTCCACCCCGACGACCGCGACCCGGTGTGGGAAACCGTGCAGGACGCCCTCGCGGACGACGGCACGTTCGAGACCACCTACCGGATCGTCACCGACGACGGGACGATCAGGTGGGTGTGGGAACGCGGACGCGGCGTCTACGAGGGCGATTCGCTGGTCGCACTCGAGGGGTTCATCACCGACGTCACCGAGCGAAAGGAGCGCGAAGAGCGACTCGAACGCACCACGGCCAGGCTGGAAGCGCTCTTCGAGAACTCCCCGGACATGATCGACGTCCACACCGACGAGGGGACGATACTCGACGTGAACAAGCGGTTCTGCGAGGTGTTCGACCAGCCGCGGGAGGAACTGCTCGGCACGAAGGTCTGGGATCTCGACCTGGAGAGCGACCCCGAGGAACTCCGCGACGTCTGGGACGGGATGGACGTCGGCGAGCGCCACGAGGTCGAAACGACGTTCGAACGCGCCGACGGCGAGCGCTTCCCGGTGAAGGTCCACCTCACCCGGCTCCCGACCGACGACGAGGAGGAACGGTTCATCGTCATCTCCCGGGACGTCAGCGAACGGAAGGCGCGCGAACGGACGCTCCGGCGCTACGAGCAGATGGTCAACACGATGCGAGAGGCCGCCTGCATCTACGACGAGGAGGGCCGCTTCGACCTCGTGAACGAGCGGATGGCCGAACTCTACGGCACGACCCCCGACGCGCTCGAAGGCCGCGAGAGCACGTTGATCGCGGCGATCAGGGACGACGCGGACGGCGATCCCTACCGCGAACTCCTCGACGGCGACCGCGAGGAGCTCCGCGGCGAGATCGAACAGCCGATCGGCGAGTACGGCCGCGCGGTGCTCGAATACCGGCTCACGCCCCTCGTCTCGGAGGGCTCCGTCGAGGGCGTCGTCGGCGTGACTCGCGACATCACCGACCAGCGCACTCGCGAGCGCGAGTTCGAGCGGACGCGCGAGCTGCTCGAACGGACCGAACGGATCGCCGACGTCGGCGGCTGGGAACTCGATCCCGACACGATGGAGGTGTTCTGGACGGCGCAGCTCTACGAGCTGTTCGGCGTCGACCGCGACACGGAGGTCTCACTGGAAACCGCCCTCGACGCCTATCACGAGGCGGACCGTCGGATCGTCGCCGACGCCGTCGAGACGGCGCTCGAGAGCGGCGACCCCTTCGACGTCGAGGCCCGATGCCGCGGGCCGACCGACGAGGCCCGCTGGCTCCGCGTCCAGGGCGTGCCGACGGTCGAAAACGGCGACGTCGTGACGCTCCGCGGCGCCGTCCAGGACGTCACCGAGCAGCGGGAACGCGAACGACAACTCCAGCGGGCGCAACGGGACGCGTCGGAGCTGTTCAACGGGATGAACGACTCCGCCTGGGTGATCGGCCTCGACGAGCGGTTCCGCGCGGTCAACGACGCCGCGGTGGAGACGCTCGGCTACTCGCGCTCGGAGCTGCTCTCGATGCGCCCCCACGACATCGACGTCGGCCTCGAAGACGGCGAGATCACGGCGCTCATCGAGGCGATGCCCGAGGACGAGATGCAGGTCTTCGAGACCGCCCACGAGACGGCCGACGGCGAGCGGATCCCCGTCGAGATCAACTCCAGTCTGATCACCTATCAGGGCGAGCCGGCGGTGCTGAGCATCGCCCGCGACATCTCCGACCGCAAGCAGCGCGAGCAGCAACTGGCCGAGTTCGCGTCCGTCGTCAGCCACGACCTCCGCAACCCGCTCAACGTCGCGGAGGGTCGGATCCAGCTCGCCCGCGAGGAGTGCGACAGCGAACACCTCGAGGCGGTCGAACGGATGCACGAACGAATGAACTCCCTGATCAACGACCTGCTCACGCTCGCGCGCAGCGGGACCAGCGTGATCGAGCCCGAAACCGTCGAGTTGGGCCGGTTCCTCGACACCTGCTGGCGGAACGTCGCGACCGCGGACGCGACGCTCCGCTCTCGAATCGACCGGCCCATCAGCGGGGACCGCAGCCGGCTCCAGCAGCTCTTCGAGAACCTGTTCCGGAACGCCGTCGAACACGCCGGCGAGGACGTGACGGTCACCGTCGGCGAACTCGACGACGGCTTCTACGTCGAAGACGACGGCCCGGGGATCCCGCCCGAGCGGCGCTCGGAGGCGTTCGAGATGGGCTACTCGACCGCCGATGGGGGGACGGGGTTCGGCCTGAACATCGTCGAGCGGGTCGTCGAGGAACACGGGTGGGAGATCAGCCTCACCGAGGGTTCGGAGGGCGGGGCCCGATTCGAGATCCGGGGCGTCGGATTCGAGCGGTGA
- the phnE gene encoding phosphonate ABC transporter, permease protein PhnE, whose amino-acid sequence MTDYRTWERRTPRQRLGRYVLILLTLVAAAISWQLLQINYNYVGTAPEEFMDLMYRMYPPNVGYTGEILSPMIETVHIAILGTALAILMAIPVSLIGAENTTPNRFTFLLGKFIISASRSVNVIIWALIFVIIFGSGALAGTLAIAVRSIGFCSKLIAEAIEEIDPGQVEAIKATGANSVEAAIYGIVPQIKPAFIGVSTYRWDINVRASTIIGFVGAGGIGVELNTSINFFAWQQVLTILLAILGIVIFSEVTSAYLRRKVR is encoded by the coding sequence ATGACCGACTACCGGACCTGGGAGCGGCGGACGCCGCGGCAGCGACTCGGCCGGTACGTGCTCATACTGCTGACGCTCGTCGCTGCCGCGATCTCCTGGCAACTGCTGCAGATCAACTACAACTACGTCGGGACCGCGCCGGAGGAGTTCATGGACCTGATGTACCGGATGTACCCGCCCAACGTCGGGTACACCGGGGAGATCCTCTCGCCGATGATCGAGACGGTCCACATCGCGATCCTCGGGACGGCCCTGGCGATCCTGATGGCGATTCCGGTCTCGCTGATCGGCGCGGAGAACACGACGCCGAACCGGTTCACCTTCCTGCTCGGGAAGTTCATCATCTCCGCCTCGCGGTCGGTGAACGTCATCATCTGGGCGCTGATCTTCGTCATCATCTTCGGATCGGGCGCGCTGGCGGGGACGCTCGCCATCGCGGTCCGCTCGATCGGCTTCTGTTCGAAGCTCATCGCGGAGGCCATCGAGGAGATCGATCCGGGACAGGTGGAGGCGATCAAAGCGACCGGCGCGAACTCGGTCGAGGCGGCGATCTACGGCATCGTCCCGCAGATCAAGCCGGCGTTCATCGGCGTCTCCACCTACCGGTGGGACATCAACGTGCGCGCCTCGACGATCATCGGCTTCGTCGGCGCGGGCGGGATCGGCGTCGAGTTGAACACCTCGATCAACTTCTTCGCGTGGCAGCAGGTGCTGACCATCCTGCTGGCGATCCTGGGAATCGTGATCTTCAGCGAGGTCACGTCGGCGTACCTGCGGCGCAAGGTGCGCTGA
- the phnE gene encoding phosphonate ABC transporter, permease protein PhnE, whose protein sequence is MATEQPDRRTWQRPTAFYNHYVKWAVYAIITVFLLWSVWDMRISPARVVQGWGSAVGLITGMFPPEFTAFKMDLLIEGMIESVAMSVVATIIGVIISIPVAFMAAENIAPEPVYWVGRGIITVSRAFHELIIAIIAVKAVGIGALAGVIALSYKTIGFFAKLLAEEIEDIDSGQMEATEATGANRIQTMLFGVVPQVMPRIVGLTIYRWDINIRHSTIVGIVGAGGIGATLLNSFDQYDYDFFLTIIIAIIAIVMIGELISTYVRGRIQ, encoded by the coding sequence ATGGCGACAGAGCAACCAGATCGCCGGACGTGGCAGCGACCGACGGCGTTCTACAACCACTACGTGAAGTGGGCGGTGTACGCGATCATCACGGTGTTCCTCCTCTGGAGCGTCTGGGACATGCGGATCTCGCCCGCGCGGGTCGTCCAGGGGTGGGGCTCCGCCGTCGGCCTGATCACGGGGATGTTCCCGCCGGAGTTCACGGCGTTCAAGATGGACCTCCTGATCGAGGGGATGATCGAGAGCGTCGCGATGTCGGTCGTCGCGACGATCATCGGCGTCATCATCTCGATCCCGGTCGCGTTCATGGCCGCCGAGAACATCGCTCCGGAACCGGTGTACTGGGTGGGGAGAGGAATCATCACCGTCTCGCGTGCGTTCCACGAGCTCATCATCGCGATCATCGCCGTCAAGGCGGTCGGGATCGGCGCGCTGGCCGGCGTGATCGCCCTGTCGTACAAGACGATCGGCTTCTTCGCGAAACTGCTCGCCGAGGAGATCGAGGACATCGACAGCGGGCAGATGGAGGCCACCGAGGCCACGGGCGCGAACCGGATCCAGACGATGCTGTTCGGCGTCGTCCCGCAGGTGATGCCGCGGATCGTCGGCCTGACGATCTACCGCTGGGACATCAACATCCGTCACAGCACCATCGTCGGCATCGTCGGCGCCGGCGGGATCGGCGCGACGCTTCTGAACTCGTTCGACCAGTACGACTACGACTTCTTCCTGACGATCATCATCGCGATCATCGCCATCGTCATGATCGGTGAACTCATCAGCACCTACGTGCGGGGGCGGATACAATGA
- a CDS encoding HAD hydrolase family protein encodes MSRPLALDIDGTMTRPDGGIDERLFGPLREWEEPVVLATGKSFAYPVALCTFLGVPERVIAENGGVVLVDGDLTVAGDATAARRVAERLREAGYPPGWPEPDMHNRWRETELSVTRSVPRDFLEDLASEHGQTIVDSGYAYHVKSPSVSKATGLRRACDLLDRDPDAFVAIGDSANDAELFDAVGRAYAVANADETAAARADVRTEGAFADGVLEALDEVAAE; translated from the coding sequence ATGAGTCGACCGCTCGCGCTCGACATCGACGGCACGATGACGAGGCCGGACGGCGGGATCGACGAGCGCCTGTTCGGGCCGCTCCGGGAGTGGGAGGAACCGGTCGTGTTGGCGACCGGGAAGTCCTTCGCCTACCCCGTCGCGCTCTGTACGTTCCTCGGGGTCCCCGAACGGGTGATCGCCGAGAACGGCGGCGTCGTCCTCGTCGACGGCGACCTCACCGTCGCGGGCGACGCGACGGCGGCGCGACGGGTCGCCGAACGCCTTCGCGAGGCGGGGTACCCGCCGGGGTGGCCCGAACCGGACATGCACAACCGCTGGCGGGAGACGGAGCTCTCGGTGACGCGGTCGGTTCCCAGAGACTTCCTCGAAGACCTCGCGAGCGAGCACGGACAGACCATCGTCGACTCCGGCTACGCCTACCACGTCAAGTCGCCGTCGGTGAGCAAGGCGACGGGCCTGCGCCGCGCCTGTGACCTGCTCGACCGGGACCCGGACGCGTTCGTCGCGATCGGCGACTCCGCGAACGACGCGGAGCTGTTCGACGCCGTCGGCCGCGCCTACGCCGTCGCCAACGCCGACGAGACCGCCGCTGCACGGGCGGACGTCCGGACCGAGGGCGCCTTCGCCGACGGCGTGCTGGAAGCGCTCGACGAGGTGGCGGCGGAATGA